The following are encoded together in the Pseudobacteroides sp. genome:
- a CDS encoding spore germination protein, which translates to MYWKKRKATKADIKKEAKSIDLQLIRAELTDCPDIVQKKVYISRKHEAYFIYIGDMVDKDLIQRDFIRPIVFMSIEELSNKSKLLNIPCYEINLLYDSTEIIDSIMSGNSVFICGSLDFALSCTMSDTDKRSIDEPVTEKNIRGPHEGFVEPLSTNLSILRRKIKNNRLKFKTVTLGMQTNQKVAVTYIEGIANIDMVNSIYDKISRIKIDGLSAIGYIEQLITAHPYSLFPQFLATERPDRAMAALLDGCIAVLLDGTPVTLVAPVNFISFFQAPDDYSTSWIHGSFLRLVRIIALFIAVALPSLYIGITTFHYYVVPLNLLIFLAESRAKVPFPPIVEVLILEILVEMIREAAVRLPTYIGTVIGVFASLVIGQAAVEAGIVSNVLIVIVGASAVASYVIPSFDMAMSIRILRFIFTLAASIFGFIGIVICTGVTLVHLVSMQSLGQPYFQPFAPLVVKDLKDTILRLPLKTMGKRSTITKTKNQTRGRKNGRE; encoded by the coding sequence GTGTATTGGAAGAAAAGAAAAGCTACTAAAGCCGACATAAAAAAAGAAGCAAAGAGTATTGATTTACAATTAATAAGGGCTGAGCTCACCGATTGCCCTGATATAGTTCAAAAGAAGGTTTATATAAGCCGCAAGCATGAAGCATACTTTATTTACATAGGCGATATGGTGGATAAGGACCTTATACAAAGGGATTTTATAAGGCCTATTGTTTTCATGAGTATTGAAGAGCTGTCAAATAAAAGCAAGCTTCTTAATATACCATGTTATGAAATAAACCTTTTATATGATTCTACTGAGATTATTGACAGCATTATGTCAGGCAACTCGGTTTTTATATGTGGCTCCCTTGACTTTGCACTCTCCTGCACCATGTCAGATACCGATAAAAGAAGTATCGATGAACCTGTTACAGAAAAAAATATTCGCGGTCCCCATGAGGGATTTGTAGAGCCATTATCAACAAATCTGTCAATATTGAGAAGAAAAATTAAAAATAACAGATTGAAATTTAAAACTGTGACTCTTGGTATGCAGACTAACCAAAAAGTTGCTGTTACATATATTGAAGGCATAGCTAATATTGATATGGTTAACAGCATATATGACAAAATAAGCAGAATAAAAATAGACGGACTGTCTGCAATAGGATACATTGAACAGTTAATTACTGCACACCCTTACTCGCTCTTTCCCCAGTTTTTGGCCACTGAAAGGCCTGACAGGGCTATGGCCGCTCTCCTGGACGGGTGTATTGCTGTACTTCTGGACGGAACACCTGTAACACTAGTTGCTCCTGTAAATTTCATATCGTTTTTCCAGGCACCGGATGATTACAGTACCTCATGGATACACGGGTCTTTTTTAAGACTGGTAAGGATTATTGCACTTTTTATCGCAGTTGCACTGCCATCACTATATATTGGAATCACTACTTTTCACTATTATGTAGTACCTTTAAATCTGTTGATATTCCTAGCAGAATCAAGAGCAAAAGTTCCCTTTCCCCCTATTGTTGAGGTTCTTATATTGGAGATATTGGTTGAAATGATACGTGAAGCTGCGGTTCGGCTTCCTACATATATAGGTACTGTTATAGGGGTTTTCGCTAGTCTGGTTATCGGTCAGGCAGCAGTGGAGGCAGGAATTGTAAGCAATGTACTGATAGTTATTGTCGGTGCTTCTGCTGTTGCATCATATGTTATTCCTTCTTTTGATATGGCCATGTCAATACGCATATTGCGGTTTATATTCACACTGGCAGCATCCATTTTCGGTTTTATAGGTATTGTCATATGCACAGGAGTTACATTGGTTCACCTTGTAAGCATGCAATCATTAGGGCAACCCTATTTCCAACCCTTTGCCCCTTTAGTTGTTAAAGACCTTAAAGACACCATCTTGAGGTTACCGTTAAAAACAATGGGGAAACGATCGACAATTACAAAGACAAAAAATCAGACAAGGGGTAGGAAAAATGGAAGGGAATAA